Proteins from a genomic interval of Clostridium sp. 'deep sea':
- the metK gene encoding methionine adenosyltransferase: MRNRGRYLFTSESVTAGHPDKVADQISDAILDAILAQDKMARVACETFVTTGLVVVGGEITTKCYVDISSIVRQTIKDIGYTRAKFGFDGDTCAVVTAIDEQSPDIAVGVDQALEAREDEMNKYTTGAGDQGLIFGFACNETQTFMPLPIYLAHNLARKLHDARVQKTIPYLRPDGKTQVTVEYEGYKPVRIDTVVVSTQHMPDVENETIRKDIIEKIIKEVVPHNLLDENTKYFINPTGRFVIGGPMGDSGLTGRKIIVDTYGGAARHGGGAFSGKDPTKVDRSAAYAARYVAKNIVAAGLAERCELQIAYAIGVANPVSIMVDTFGTGKVSEKKLQEAINKIFDLRPEAIIDKLNLRSPLYKNVAAYGHFGRDDLDLPWEKLDKVEELKKLLKNQ; encoded by the coding sequence TTGCGAAATAGAGGTAGATATTTATTCACCTCAGAATCTGTTACTGCAGGTCATCCTGATAAAGTTGCAGATCAGATTTCAGATGCTATTTTAGATGCTATTTTAGCTCAAGATAAAATGGCTCGGGTAGCGTGTGAAACATTTGTTACAACAGGTTTGGTAGTTGTTGGAGGGGAAATAACTACTAAATGTTATGTAGATATATCAAGTATTGTACGCCAAACCATAAAGGATATTGGTTATACTAGAGCTAAGTTTGGTTTTGATGGTGATACATGTGCAGTAGTTACTGCAATTGATGAACAATCACCAGATATTGCTGTAGGTGTAGATCAAGCACTTGAGGCACGAGAAGATGAAATGAATAAGTATACAACGGGTGCAGGAGATCAGGGTTTAATTTTTGGTTTTGCATGTAATGAAACACAAACCTTTATGCCTCTACCTATTTATTTAGCTCATAACTTAGCACGTAAATTGCACGATGCTCGTGTTCAAAAAACCATTCCATACTTAAGGCCAGATGGTAAAACCCAAGTAACTGTTGAGTATGAGGGATATAAACCAGTTCGTATCGATACAGTAGTTGTATCAACTCAACATATGCCTGATGTAGAAAACGAAACAATTAGAAAAGATATAATTGAAAAAATAATCAAAGAGGTTGTACCACATAACTTGCTTGATGAAAATACAAAGTATTTTATAAATCCTACTGGTCGCTTTGTAATTGGTGGACCAATGGGAGATAGTGGTTTAACTGGTCGTAAAATAATAGTAGATACTTACGGAGGAGCGGCACGTCATGGTGGTGGAGCATTCTCTGGTAAGGATCCCACTAAGGTAGATAGATCTGCCGCCTATGCAGCCCGTTATGTTGCTAAAAATATTGTAGCAGCAGGTTTAGCAGAGCGTTGCGAATTGCAAATAGCTTATGCTATTGGAGTAGCTAACCCAGTATCAATAATGGTAGATACATTTGGTACTGGTAAGGTTAGTGAAAAAAAATTGCAAGAGGCAATTAATAAAATTTTTGATTTGCGCCCTGAGGCTATTATAGATAAACTCAACTTAAGAAGCCCACTTTATAAGAATGTAGCTGCTTATGGTCACTTTGGCAGAGACGATTTAGATTTGCCGTGGGAGAAATTAGATAAAGTTGAAGAGCTTAAAAAATTATTAAAAAATCAATAA
- a CDS encoding ATP-binding protein — MHESAFIDSSVDMALNEIVNLTVPSLPAYVSVVRLTVSAMASRCGFDIESIEDIKVAITEAVTNAVVHTRGNSSSKINIESSFNYLSKQLTIKIEDQGPGFDSSHIKIPDISKLQSGGLGLFIIRSLMDEVNLDTTVGQGTCIVMMKKLGGK; from the coding sequence GTGCATGAATCAGCGTTTATAGATTCTAGTGTTGATATGGCATTAAATGAAATAGTTAATTTAACAGTTCCTTCTTTACCTGCGTACGTAAGTGTTGTACGTTTAACAGTTTCTGCTATGGCAAGTAGGTGTGGTTTTGATATAGAATCAATTGAAGATATTAAGGTAGCAATTACTGAGGCTGTAACTAATGCTGTGGTTCATACAAGAGGCAATAGCTCAAGTAAAATTAATATTGAAAGTAGTTTTAATTATTTATCAAAACAATTAACTATTAAAATAGAAGACCAGGGTCCTGGTTTTGATTCAAGTCATATTAAAATACCAGATATAAGTAAACTACAATCTGGAGGATTAGGATTATTTATTATTCGCAGTTTAATGGACGAAGTAAATTTAGATACAACAGTAGGTCAAGGAACATGCATTGTAATGATGAAAAAGCTAGGTGGTAAATAA
- a CDS encoding DUF948 domain-containing protein — protein sequence MSLYLDFDSVCLLIITIVIVVVGVFIIKVLRKMAETVVNVNKIIEKSEYELEGTIKNVEKVTREAGHISEHVTSLTSKADAAGKVAANVVSKLIKKL from the coding sequence TTGTCTTTATACCTAGATTTTGACAGTGTATGTTTATTAATAATAACAATTGTAATAGTAGTAGTAGGTGTGTTTATTATAAAAGTTTTAAGAAAAATGGCAGAGACAGTTGTTAATGTGAATAAAATAATTGAAAAATCAGAATACGAATTAGAAGGTACTATCAAAAATGTAGAAAAAGTAACGCGTGAGGCAGGTCATATTAGTGAGCATGTTACATCGCTAACCTCAAAAGCAGATGCAGCAGGTAAAGTAGCTGCTAATGTAGTAAGTAAATTAATAAAAAAATTATAA
- a CDS encoding DUF3343 domain-containing protein — protein sequence MILLVFESTHDALAAEQVLEDNEYKLRILPTPRVFSSSCGLSIRVNSENGGQLIKLLKNNNINNCKYAVCQQQNNNIVYSELQS from the coding sequence ATGATTTTACTAGTTTTTGAATCAACTCATGATGCCTTGGCAGCAGAGCAAGTACTTGAAGATAATGAGTATAAGCTAAGAATATTACCTACTCCACGGGTATTTAGTAGTAGCTGTGGTTTATCTATAAGAGTTAATAGTGAAAATGGAGGTCAGCTCATAAAACTCTTAAAAAACAATAATATAAATAACTGTAAATATGCTGTGTGTCAACAGCAAAATAATAATATTGTTTATAGTGAATTACAAAGTTAA
- the yyaC gene encoding spore protease YyaC, with protein MSIDFNPQVIPITERLCAKYDDKYGCLYLAKVIKQIIKQATIVNKDIIVLCIGTDRSTGDALGPLIGSELQKVSLPKKVHVFGTLDQPVHAINLPSVKQTINDTFPNNFTIALDASLGNAKNVGVINVGYGSIRPGSGVNKQLAPVGDFYLTATVNIGGYMEYTVLQNTRLSLVVKIANTIAKMLEYALK; from the coding sequence ATGTCTATAGATTTTAATCCTCAAGTTATTCCAATAACCGAAAGATTATGTGCAAAATACGATGACAAGTATGGCTGTTTGTACTTAGCTAAGGTTATTAAACAAATTATAAAACAAGCAACCATAGTAAATAAGGATATTATAGTTTTATGTATAGGCACTGACCGCTCTACAGGTGATGCTTTAGGCCCTTTAATCGGCAGTGAACTTCAAAAAGTCTCTTTACCTAAAAAAGTTCATGTATTTGGAACCCTAGATCAACCTGTTCACGCTATTAATTTACCCAGTGTAAAACAAACTATTAATGACACGTTTCCTAACAACTTCACTATTGCTTTAGATGCAAGCCTGGGCAATGCTAAAAATGTAGGGGTAATTAATGTGGGGTATGGCTCAATAAGACCTGGTTCTGGAGTAAACAAACAGCTAGCACCTGTAGGTGATTTTTATCTAACAGCCACAGTAAATATTGGTGGATACATGGAATACACTGTATTGCAAAACACTAGGTTATCTTTAGTAGTTAAAATAGCTAATACCATAGCTAAAATGTTAGAATACGCGTTAAAATAA
- a CDS encoding class II fructose-1,6-bisphosphate aldolase, with protein MSFVTLNEILKDAQKNRYAVGAFNTNNMEIVQAIIEAAVEEKAPVILQASQGALKYAGIDYIMGLVRAAEKTADIPIVMHLDHGTDFNQVMLCLRKGFTSVMIDGSKRQFEDNIAITKKVVEVAHPMGVTVEAELGKIGGTEDDVTVSEREATFTVPNEAKIFCEKTNVDALAVAIGTAHGAYKGEPKLDFERLKQIRALVDTPLVLHGASGVPEEAVKRAIELGVCKVNIDTNIRQAFTKGVQEYIAEHPEVYDPRKILAPAKIAMKEIIREKIRLFGSNNRC; from the coding sequence ATGTCTTTTGTTACATTAAACGAAATATTAAAAGATGCCCAAAAAAATAGATATGCAGTTGGAGCATTTAATACAAACAACATGGAAATTGTGCAGGCTATAATTGAAGCTGCAGTTGAAGAGAAAGCCCCAGTTATTCTACAAGCAAGTCAAGGTGCTTTAAAGTATGCTGGTATAGACTACATAATGGGCTTAGTTCGTGCGGCTGAAAAAACTGCAGATATACCTATTGTTATGCATTTAGATCACGGTACTGATTTTAATCAAGTAATGCTTTGTTTACGCAAAGGTTTTACTTCGGTAATGATTGATGGTTCAAAAAGACAATTTGAAGACAATATAGCTATCACTAAAAAGGTAGTTGAGGTTGCTCATCCAATGGGCGTAACTGTTGAAGCAGAGTTAGGTAAAATTGGCGGAACTGAAGATGATGTTACAGTAAGTGAAAGAGAAGCAACTTTTACTGTACCTAATGAGGCCAAGATTTTTTGTGAAAAAACTAATGTTGATGCCTTAGCTGTGGCTATTGGTACCGCACATGGTGCCTACAAAGGTGAACCAAAATTAGATTTTGAAAGATTAAAGCAAATAAGAGCTTTAGTTGATACCCCATTAGTATTACATGGTGCATCTGGAGTGCCAGAAGAGGCTGTAAAACGCGCCATTGAGCTAGGAGTATGCAAAGTAAATATTGACACAAATATTCGTCAAGCATTTACTAAAGGTGTTCAAGAGTACATTGCAGAACATCCAGAGGTATATGATCCTCGTAAAATTTTAGCTCCTGCAAAAATAGCTATGAAGGAAATTATTAGAGAAAAAATTAGATTGTTTGGAAGTAATAATAGATGTTAA
- a CDS encoding SigB/SigF/SigG family RNA polymerase sigma factor has protein sequence MEETQKLTTVEINELILLYQQSNDSAALEKLVNEFLPLVKYLAKRFVREAVSFDDLVQVGSIGLLKSLKRYDMNKAAKFITFVTPTIIGEIKHYFRDRQWAVHVPRRIKELGNKIYKAMPILTQKLQRTPNPKDMAIYLDVSEEDVLESLEWGQAYQAASLDSVVKTAEDDSDLTLKSALGKEDLSLRKVEEHSEIQELFAVLNDEERKIINLRFEQDLTQREIGEIMNMTQMQVSRSIKRIITKLHKKRSEMYC, from the coding sequence GTGGAGGAAACACAGAAGCTTACCACTGTAGAGATAAATGAGCTTATTTTGCTTTATCAGCAAAGTAATGACTCAGCAGCATTAGAAAAATTAGTTAATGAATTTTTACCTTTAGTAAAGTACTTAGCTAAGAGATTTGTACGAGAGGCGGTATCTTTTGATGACCTTGTACAGGTTGGTAGCATAGGCTTACTTAAATCTTTAAAAAGATACGATATGAATAAAGCTGCTAAGTTTATAACCTTTGTTACTCCTACAATAATTGGTGAGATAAAACATTATTTTAGAGACCGCCAGTGGGCAGTTCATGTTCCACGTAGAATTAAAGAATTGGGTAATAAGATTTATAAAGCAATGCCAATTTTAACTCAAAAACTACAGCGAACTCCTAACCCCAAAGATATGGCCATATATTTGGATGTGAGTGAAGAAGATGTATTAGAGTCACTTGAATGGGGACAAGCGTACCAAGCAGCATCTTTAGATAGTGTTGTTAAGACAGCTGAAGATGATAGTGATTTAACCCTAAAAAGCGCTTTAGGTAAAGAGGATTTAAGCCTACGTAAAGTTGAAGAACATAGCGAAATACAAGAACTATTTGCTGTGCTAAATGATGAAGAAAGAAAAATTATAAACCTAAGATTTGAACAGGATTTAACCCAAAGAGAAATAGGCGAAATAATGAATATGACTCAAATGCAAGTTTCTCGTAGTATTAAAAGAATAATAACTAAACTTCATAAAAAACGCAGTGAAATGTATTGCTAA
- the fsa gene encoding fructose-6-phosphate aldolase yields the protein MRIFIDTANINEIKTAYQYGYVAGVTTNPSLLAKEGGEPFKILQQICKVIEGPISAEVIAEDTEGMVLEARELAKISPNIVIKVPMTSEGLKTVAILNKENIKTNVTLVFSANQALLAARAGASYVSPFVGRVDDIGYNGVTVVNEIAQMFSIHEIKCEIIAASIRHPMHVTDVALAGADIATIPFKVLDKMIKHPLTDIGIKKFLADWQKLNK from the coding sequence ATGCGTATATTTATTGATACTGCAAATATAAATGAAATAAAAACGGCTTATCAGTATGGTTATGTTGCAGGTGTTACAACCAATCCATCTTTGTTAGCCAAAGAGGGTGGAGAACCTTTTAAAATTTTACAGCAAATTTGTAAAGTTATTGAGGGCCCAATAAGTGCTGAGGTAATTGCTGAAGATACCGAAGGAATGGTACTTGAAGCAAGAGAATTAGCTAAAATTTCTCCTAATATAGTTATTAAAGTACCAATGACTAGTGAGGGTTTAAAAACTGTTGCCATATTAAACAAAGAAAATATTAAAACAAATGTTACTTTAGTTTTTTCAGCAAATCAAGCACTGTTAGCAGCAAGAGCAGGGGCTTCTTATGTTAGTCCATTTGTTGGCAGGGTTGATGATATTGGTTATAACGGTGTGACAGTAGTAAATGAAATTGCACAGATGTTTTCAATACATGAAATAAAGTGTGAAATCATAGCTGCTAGCATTCGTCACCCTATGCATGTAACAGATGTGGCATTAGCTGGAGCTGATATTGCAACAATTCCTTTTAAGGTATTAGATAAGATGATAAAACATCCCCTTACTGATATTGGAATTAAAAAGTTTTTAGCTGACTGGCAAAAATTAAATAAGTAG
- a CDS encoding copper amine oxidase N-terminal domain-containing protein, which produces MFIIKKIAHKLLISISLILVLCPCFAYADESEDVSSESILNSTITNIADQVNTNINVDSNESNVGVDTGDESNINVDTGVHSQVYINGEGLNNLRPQYHVSKTTYNDNWIKSEIERINYNMEVLANGLDNIYAKQMNDVNELYKALVLLREELYKEMNLLYYGQTKVKTIIGSNSFTVNEDLHKFNAQTTFRKGPFTTLMSIRLLEKLGVKFYFERVNDVGVVTMVYGDTTVVLRENSNIMVVANSKEVKKITLSVPMLIFNSRTFIPTRDVSEHLGFEVLWDEVTDSIMISLPIKNKPVVLIDEAIYLEKNEKDTTADESNNNDIIEDGSN; this is translated from the coding sequence GTGTTTATAATAAAAAAAATAGCACATAAGCTTTTAATTAGTATATCACTAATTTTAGTTCTTTGCCCTTGTTTTGCCTATGCTGATGAATCAGAGGATGTTAGCAGTGAAAGTATCTTAAACTCTACAATTACCAATATTGCTGACCAAGTTAATACCAATATTAACGTTGACAGCAATGAATCTAATGTAGGAGTTGATACTGGAGATGAGTCTAATATAAACGTAGATACAGGGGTACATTCACAGGTATATATTAATGGTGAGGGACTCAACAACTTACGACCTCAATACCATGTTAGCAAAACAACGTATAATGATAATTGGATTAAAAGTGAAATTGAACGAATTAATTATAATATGGAAGTTCTGGCAAACGGTTTAGATAATATTTATGCTAAACAAATGAATGATGTAAATGAATTATATAAAGCATTAGTATTGTTACGAGAAGAATTATATAAGGAAATGAATCTATTATATTATGGACAAACCAAAGTAAAAACTATAATTGGCAGTAATAGTTTTACTGTAAATGAGGATTTACATAAATTTAATGCCCAAACAACCTTTAGGAAAGGTCCATTTACTACCTTAATGTCCATAAGATTATTAGAAAAGCTTGGTGTAAAATTCTATTTCGAGCGTGTTAATGATGTTGGCGTTGTAACTATGGTTTATGGAGATACAACTGTAGTACTACGAGAAAACTCTAATATCATGGTTGTTGCTAATTCAAAAGAGGTTAAAAAAATAACTCTATCAGTACCTATGTTAATATTTAACTCTCGTACGTTTATACCAACACGTGATGTTAGTGAACATTTGGGATTTGAAGTGTTATGGGATGAAGTAACCGATAGTATTATGATTAGTTTACCCATAAAAAATAAACCAGTTGTACTTATAGATGAAGCTATTTATCTTGAAAAAAATGAAAAGGATACTACTGCTGATGAGTCAAATAATAATGATATTATTGAAGATGGTAGTAATTAA
- a CDS encoding response regulator, translating into MYSYRVLIIDDNAGIRMLLREILGAYGFTISEAANGIVGCKVAAEFKPDLILIDYKMPQLNGPSTLKRMSNNGIKVPAIMITAFNEGFCSEELKCPNLYKCITKPFNITNLLETINECLGNKNTLARA; encoded by the coding sequence TTGTACTCATATCGTGTGCTGATTATTGATGATAATGCTGGCATAAGGATGTTATTAAGAGAAATATTAGGGGCATATGGGTTTACTATTTCTGAAGCTGCTAATGGAATAGTAGGCTGTAAAGTTGCGGCCGAATTTAAGCCAGATTTAATTTTAATTGATTATAAAATGCCACAACTAAATGGTCCGTCTACGTTAAAACGAATGAGCAACAATGGAATTAAAGTTCCAGCTATTATGATAACAGCTTTTAATGAAGGTTTTTGTTCAGAAGAACTAAAGTGTCCAAACCTATACAAATGTATAACTAAGCCATTCAATATCACAAACTTATTAGAGACAATAAATGAGTGTTTGGGAAATAAAAATACTTTAGCCAGGGCATAA
- the glpX gene encoding class II fructose-bisphosphatase, with product MNRQLALELARVTELAAISAGRLMGKGDKIAADDAAVKAMRAMFDTVDIDGTVVIGEGEMDEAPMLYIGERVGSGKGGAVDIAVDPLEGTNLVAKGQPNAIAVLAVAPKGCLLHAPDMYMDKICVGPAGKGKISLDASVKENLTALAEGKNCKISDLTVVILDRPRHQDIIRDVREAGARCKLITDGDVAPAVAAALDNTGVDMLIGKGGAPEGVLAAAALKCLGGDMQARLVPDDDKQLERCKSMGLKDPQMVLTLDDLVKGDDVVFAATGITDGESLTGVRYFGGGAHTHTLVMRSKTGTIRFINATHFLDKKPLIKDFF from the coding sequence TTGAATCGACAATTAGCCTTAGAATTAGCACGTGTAACAGAGCTTGCAGCTATATCTGCTGGCCGTTTAATGGGTAAAGGTGATAAAATTGCGGCAGATGATGCCGCAGTTAAAGCAATGAGAGCTATGTTTGATACAGTTGATATAGACGGTACAGTTGTGATTGGCGAAGGTGAAATGGATGAAGCCCCAATGTTATATATTGGTGAACGAGTAGGAAGTGGTAAAGGCGGAGCAGTAGATATTGCTGTAGATCCCTTAGAAGGCACTAATTTAGTAGCTAAAGGACAACCTAACGCCATTGCAGTTTTGGCTGTAGCGCCAAAAGGCTGTTTACTACATGCTCCAGACATGTATATGGATAAAATATGTGTGGGACCAGCTGGTAAAGGTAAAATTAGCTTAGATGCCTCAGTAAAAGAAAATCTAACGGCATTAGCAGAAGGAAAAAACTGCAAAATTAGTGATTTAACAGTTGTTATACTAGATAGACCACGCCATCAAGATATAATAAGAGATGTAAGAGAGGCAGGTGCCCGTTGCAAATTAATTACTGATGGAGATGTTGCTCCAGCAGTTGCAGCTGCGTTAGATAACACAGGTGTAGACATGTTAATTGGTAAGGGAGGAGCTCCTGAGGGAGTTTTAGCAGCAGCCGCTCTAAAGTGTTTGGGTGGAGATATGCAAGCAAGATTAGTTCCTGATGATGATAAACAACTAGAAAGATGTAAATCTATGGGACTTAAAGATCCTCAAATGGTTTTAACATTAGATGATTTGGTAAAAGGTGATGATGTAGTATTTGCAGCAACAGGAATTACAGACGGTGAGTCGTTAACTGGTGTTCGTTATTTTGGTGGAGGAGCTCATACCCATACTTTAGTTATGAGATCTAAAACAGGAACAATTCGGTTTATTAATGCAACTCACTTTTTAGATAAAAAGCCATTAATAAAAGATTTCTTTTAA
- a CDS encoding amidohydrolase, whose translation MNKETLKQQVCKVIENHKDEIIAIGNDIFSHPELGYKEFRTADIVKRVFGDLGIQYRDKIGVTGVRADVKGRKSKLKVAVMGELDAVVCPDHPHADPQTGAAHSCGHNAQIAGMLGAAIGLVKSGVMSELDGDVSFMAVPAEEYVEIGYRQKLREEGKIQFLGGKQEWIALGELEDVDMLMMYHSASTEDGIKALVGGTSNGFVGKLVTYKGVEAHAGGAPHKGVNALNAAMVGMMAIHANRETFQDSDHIRVHPIITKGGDLVNIVPAEVVMETYVRGKSMDAIVDASAKVNRALKAGAMAVGAEVEITEIPGYLPRNNNALMGGLMKENLSTVLGDEAVTELNRHGAGSSDIGDIMHVIPAIHPYIGGVDGIAHSKHYEIVDEELAYVAGAKAMAMTVIDLLIDNAEKAEQVVENYKPIYNKDSYLEMWNNFFNAK comes from the coding sequence ATGAATAAAGAAACGTTAAAGCAACAGGTTTGTAAAGTTATAGAGAACCATAAGGATGAAATTATTGCTATCGGAAATGATATTTTCTCTCACCCTGAGCTAGGTTACAAAGAGTTTAGAACTGCTGATATTGTTAAACGTGTTTTTGGAGATTTAGGTATACAATACCGTGATAAGATTGGTGTAACTGGCGTGAGAGCTGATGTAAAAGGCCGAAAAAGCAAATTAAAAGTAGCTGTTATGGGAGAACTTGATGCAGTTGTTTGCCCTGACCATCCTCATGCTGACCCACAAACAGGTGCAGCCCATTCTTGTGGACATAATGCTCAAATTGCAGGAATGTTAGGAGCAGCAATTGGTTTAGTTAAAAGTGGAGTTATGTCTGAATTAGATGGTGATGTTTCTTTTATGGCAGTTCCTGCAGAAGAGTATGTAGAAATAGGATATCGCCAAAAGTTAAGAGAAGAAGGCAAAATTCAATTTTTAGGTGGTAAACAAGAGTGGATTGCCTTAGGCGAGCTTGAAGATGTAGATATGTTAATGATGTATCATAGTGCCTCCACTGAAGATGGTATTAAAGCGTTAGTTGGAGGTACTAGTAATGGCTTTGTTGGTAAATTGGTTACCTATAAAGGGGTAGAGGCCCATGCTGGTGGAGCTCCTCATAAAGGTGTTAATGCTCTTAATGCTGCTATGGTAGGTATGATGGCTATTCATGCTAATAGAGAAACATTTCAGGATAGTGACCATATAAGAGTACATCCCATTATTACTAAGGGTGGGGACTTAGTTAATATAGTTCCTGCAGAAGTAGTTATGGAGACCTATGTGCGTGGCAAGAGCATGGATGCTATTGTAGATGCTAGTGCTAAAGTTAACAGAGCCTTAAAGGCTGGTGCTATGGCAGTAGGAGCAGAGGTTGAAATTACTGAAATACCTGGTTATTTGCCACGCAACAATAATGCTTTAATGGGTGGTTTAATGAAAGAAAACCTAAGTACTGTTTTAGGTGATGAAGCTGTTACAGAATTAAATAGACATGGTGCAGGATCTTCTGATATTGGTGATATAATGCATGTTATACCAGCAATACATCCTTACATTGGTGGTGTGGATGGCATAGCACATTCAAAACACTATGAAATTGTTGATGAAGAATTAGCTTACGTTGCTGGAGCAAAAGCTATGGCAATGACAGTGATAGATTTATTAATAGATAACGCTGAAAAAGCAGAACAAGTAGTAGAAAACTACAAACCAATTTATAATAAAGATAGCTATTTAGAAATGTGGAACAATTTTTTTAATGCCAAGTAG
- the rho gene encoding transcription termination factor Rho has protein sequence MHIRELEQKNIQELIDIARDLTIEGYSRLRKKELVFEILKATVEKDGSIFASGVLEILQDGFGFLRPINYLPSSEDIYVSPSQIRRFSMHTGDYVAGKVRPPKENEKFYALLYVEAINGDDPNRAARRIDFRNLTPIHPDIRMKLGRADNDISTRLIDLISPIGKGQRGLIVSPPKAGKTSILKSIAKSIEINNPEAHLIILLIDERPEEVTEMERSVSSRCEVLASTFDERPENHLKLAEMIIERAKRLVEHGRDVVILLDSITRLARASNLVVAPSGRTLSGGLDPASLYRPKRFLGAARNIEDGGSLTIIATALVNTGSKMDDVIYEEFKGTGNMELHLVRKLAERRIYPAVDILRSGTRREELLVNDNELKTMWKLRRSLNPDNAIDNIQEILKNLRFTQNNDDFIEIINKVFAKKK, from the coding sequence TTGCATATACGTGAGTTAGAACAAAAAAATATTCAGGAGCTTATTGATATAGCTCGTGATTTAACAATTGAAGGATATTCTCGACTAAGAAAAAAAGAATTGGTTTTTGAGATTTTAAAAGCAACTGTTGAGAAAGATGGGTCTATATTTGCATCGGGGGTTTTAGAAATTTTGCAAGATGGTTTTGGCTTTTTAAGACCAATAAATTACTTGCCTAGTTCTGAAGACATTTATGTTTCTCCTTCTCAAATTAGAAGATTTAGTATGCATACAGGTGACTATGTAGCTGGTAAAGTTCGTCCACCAAAAGAAAATGAAAAATTCTATGCTTTATTATATGTTGAAGCAATAAATGGTGATGATCCCAATAGAGCTGCCAGAAGAATAGACTTTAGAAACCTGACCCCAATTCATCCAGATATTCGTATGAAGCTTGGTAGAGCCGATAATGATATCTCAACTCGCTTAATAGATTTAATAAGTCCTATTGGTAAAGGACAAAGAGGATTAATCGTATCTCCTCCTAAGGCTGGTAAAACATCAATACTAAAAAGTATAGCAAAAAGTATAGAAATAAATAATCCAGAGGCGCACTTAATAATATTGCTGATTGATGAACGTCCAGAAGAAGTTACTGAAATGGAGCGTTCAGTAAGCTCTCGCTGTGAGGTATTAGCTTCTACTTTTGATGAAAGACCCGAAAATCATCTAAAACTTGCCGAAATGATTATAGAGCGTGCTAAAAGACTTGTTGAGCACGGCAGAGATGTAGTTATACTTTTAGATAGTATTACAAGACTCGCACGTGCAAGTAACTTAGTAGTTGCCCCAAGTGGTAGAACCCTTTCTGGTGGTTTAGATCCTGCTTCTTTATACAGACCCAAACGTTTTTTAGGTGCCGCACGTAATATAGAGGATGGCGGTAGTTTAACAATAATTGCAACAGCACTTGTTAATACAGGAAGTAAAATGGATGATGTTATTTACGAGGAATTTAAAGGCACTGGTAATATGGAGTTACATTTAGTACGTAAGTTAGCCGAACGTAGAATTTACCCTGCCGTAGATATATTACGCTCTGGTACTAGAAGAGAAGAATTACTGGTTAACGATAATGAACTAAAAACAATGTGGAAGTTAAGAAGATCGTTAAATCCAGATAACGCAATAGATAATATTCAAGAGATACTAAAAAACCTAAGATTTACTCAAAATAACGATGACTTTATTGAAATAATAAATAAAGTATTTGCAAAAAAGAAATAA
- a CDS encoding STAS domain-containing protein — protein MNELSFVKELNEKTVKIAINGEIDIFNITDIREKLAELTNGYSVVEIDLKGLNFIDSTGLSMLIGLVRDLKGKNGNVVLISPKAQVMKLLETTGLNTVFEVRREDD, from the coding sequence ATGAATGAGTTGAGTTTTGTTAAAGAATTAAATGAAAAGACAGTTAAAATAGCTATTAACGGTGAAATAGATATTTTTAATATAACTGATATAAGAGAAAAATTGGCTGAGTTAACAAATGGCTATAGTGTTGTTGAAATTGATTTAAAAGGATTAAATTTTATAGATAGTACTGGATTAAGTATGTTAATTGGTTTAGTCCGTGATTTAAAAGGGAAAAATGGTAATGTAGTATTAATTAGTCCAAAGGCTCAAGTAATGAAACTTCTTGAGACAACAGGACTTAACACCGTTTTTGAAGTAAGAAGGGAGGATGACTGA